GCCGGGAAAGGCTTCGACCACATCGGTCACGAAGCGATGCCCGTGTTCCCGCTCCAGGCGCACCTTTCCGCCGATCACAGTGGCATCGAGCCGGTAACGCTCCTTGATTCGCTGCGCGAGCGATTCCGGATCGGAAGCCTCGAGCAGGATGACGTCACCGCCGATTTCACGCCTGAGTTCCGCCGGGGTGCCGAGGGCGACCAGCTTGCCGTGGCTCAAAATGGCGAGGCGATCGCAGCGCTCGGCTTCCTCCATCAGGTGCGTGGTGACGATGACGGTGACGCGTTCCTGCTGGCGCAGGATTTGCAGGTACTGCCAGAGATCGCGGCGCGCGCCGGGATCGAGGCCGGTGGTGGGTTCGTCGAGCAACAGCACCGAGGGATGATGCAGCAGGCCCTTGGCAAGTTCCAGGCGACGCTGCATGCCGCCGGAGAAGGTCTCGGCGCGATCGTTGGCGCGGTCGGCGAGGCCGACGCGGACCAGCATCTCGGTGATGCGCTGGTTCAGCGAGGCACCGCTCAAGCCGTAAAGGTGCCCGACGTGGCGCAGATTTTCGGCGGCGCTCAGCTTCACGTCAATGCTTTGCGCCTGGAAAACGACGCCGATGTGCTGGCGCAAACCAGTGGGGTCGGTCGAGGCGTCGTGGCCCATGATGAGGGCGCGCCCACCGGAGGGCAGCATGAGGGTCGAAAGAATGCGGAAGAGCGTGGTTTTGCCGCTGCCGTTGGGGCCAAGCAGGCCGAAGATTTCCGCCGGACGGACGTCAAAAGAGACGCCGTCGAGCGCAGGACGTCCGTCGTAGAGATGGCGCAGGCCGGCGACCTGGATGACAGGCGCCTGCGCGGCAAGTTGTGGTGAGACTTCGGCGGACACGGCCACAAGCCATTTTAGCAGGCGCAAGGCTCCCGGTTGCGGCGATTGAAATGCCTTCGGCGAATTCGTTCAGCGCGCGTTGAGCATCATGAGGGCGAACAGGAGCGGGAGGTAGAAGACGGTTGCGAGCAGCAACTGGCGGGCGCGGCGCTTGGAATGGCCTGAGGTCAGAGGCTGCTTGAAGGTGGCGAGGCGGACGCCGTACCAGAGGAGCACGGACCCGAAGAGGATAGCTCCGGTGAGATAGATCCAGCCGGACATGTGCAGCAATGTCGGAGCAATGCTGACGGGCAAGAGGGCAATGGAGTAGAGCACGATTTCGCGCGAGGTCGCTTTGCCGGTGACTTCGACCACGGGGAGCATGCGGATATTGGCGCGCTGGTAGTCCTCGCGGTAGAGCCACGCGATGGAATAGAAGTGCGGGAACTGCCAGAAGAAGACGATGGCGAAAAGGATAAGGCCTTCAACGTCGATGCGTCCGCGGATGGCGGTCCATCCGAGCAGCGGCGGCATGGCGCCGGGAAAGGCGCCAACAAAAGTACAAACGGGGGAAACGCGCTTGAGCGGCGTGTAGGCGGCAAGATAGACGATGGCGGTGGCCAGCGCGAGGCATCCGGTCAGCAGGTTGCAGAAGAGCGCGAGGTAAAGCGCGCCGCCGAAGACCAGAATTCCCGAAACCATGGCGGCATGCACCATGCTCATGCGATTGGAGGGCAGCGGACGATGCGCGGTGCGGCGCATGAGGGCGTCAACGTCCTTCTCGAAGACCTCGTTGAGCGCGGCGGATCCGGCAGCGATGAGAGAAATACCGATGCAGGCGTGCAGGATGGCCCAGGATAGCTCGGGCAGTCCGGAGCGCGGGGCGGCGAAATAGGCTCCAGCCCAGGCGCTGAGGACAATCAGCGAGGTGACGCGAAGCTTGATGAGCTCGGAATAATCGCGCGCGAGCTGCTGGACCCGCACGCGCGAGGGCGCGTGTGCCACAAGTTCCTGGGAGGGAATTGGGGGTTGAACGGTGCTCATACGGCCACCGGCTTTGCATGGGCGGGCACGCGCTCGGCAGTGGGAATGGCGACGTGGCGCCATGCCTGAATGGCGATGACGACGGTAGTCGCCAGGAGAAGCGCGCCAACGGAAACGTGGGCGACGGTGGTGTACACCATGGGCGCAAGCGGCTGGGGAGTGTCATGTCCCCACTCAACCCGGGTGAGCCAGGAGCCGAAGCCGAGCGCAAGCTGGACCATCAAAAGGGTCAGCAGCATGAGAGCCGGACGGCGGAGTTGCTGGACTTGCGAATATTCGCTGAGCACGCGCACGACGGTCCAAAGCAGAACAAAAGTCACGACCGCAGCACTGATGATGTGCGGCAGAAGTTTGATGCCGTGATGGCGAAAGGCGGCTCCGAGAATTAATTGCAGGTAAACGCAGAGGACGGCGGCGCTTGCCAGCCAAGGGAGGCTCGGACGCTTGGTCGGAAGCTGCATGCGCGGCTCCTGCACCCAGGTGCGGCCGGAGAAGAGCCAGAGCGCGACGACCAGGCAGAAGAACGTCTGGGCGAGGGTAGCGTGGGCGGAGGAGATACTGGGCGGCAGGTAATTCAGAACGGTGATGCCGCCGAGGACGCCCTGTGCGATCACCGTGCCGAGGGCGGCCCAGCCAAGCTTGCGCATCCAGGGACGGCGGTCGACCTTGGATGTCCAAACAGCAAGAATGATGGTGAGGACGCCGACCACTTGCGCGATGATGCGATGGCCGTGCTCCCAGCGAACGCCGCCCACCATGGGAACACTGAAGTAGCCGTAGGTAACGGGCCAATGATGGAACGAAGTCGGCCAATCGGGGACGGCGAGGCCGGCTTCGTTGCTGGTGACCAGGGCGCCGGCGATGATGAGCAGAAAAGTGCAGAAAGCGACCAGGGCGGCAAAGCGGTGGTGGGCTGCGTTATAAGGTGTGGTTAGTGAATGCAGAACGTTACTCCAATGCAGAATTGTGAACGAAGAATGCAGAATGCCGCTGCTCTGACATTCTGCATTCTAAATTCATTCTGGATTCCTCTACTGCATGGCGCCGGGGCCGCCGCCCTTCATGGTGAAGTCGACGGTCTTCGATTCCTTGGCGCCAACCGTGACCTGCTGGGTTTCAGTGCCGAGTTTTTCGTGCACGACAGCGATGGTGTAGGTGCCCGGCGGCAGCCCTTTCAGCGTGTACTTGCCATCCTTGTCAGTGACCGCGAAATAGGGGCTCTTGACCACGTTAATGTACATCTTCATCCAGGGATGCTGGTTACATTTCACCGGAAGCATGATTTCTTCGCGGGCGAAGCTCTTGTCGATAGGAGAAGCCTTGGGAGGCTGCGACTCGTTCCACTCGCGATTGTCTTTCGGGGTGGGGTGGATATTGTGAGTGGTGGGATCGCTGTTGATGACCTCGAACTTCTGGCCGGTCATGATGCCCAGGACATGGGGGTGATAACGGCAGCCCTTCTGGTCAAGCTGGACGGCATCCTTAGGGACGTCAAAGGTGCGGCTGCCGAGACCGTCCTTCACATAGACAAAAGCGTTTTCGAGATTGCCGTTGCTGGCCACGATGGTCTCGACGGTATTGTCGCCCTTGCAGGCGGGATCCTGGCTCATGTCAATCTTGGCGGCCTTGGGAACGGCGCCGGGATACT
The DNA window shown above is from Terriglobales bacterium and carries:
- a CDS encoding ATP-binding cassette domain-containing protein, whose product is MAVSAEVSPQLAAQAPVIQVAGLRHLYDGRPALDGVSFDVRPAEIFGLLGPNGSGKTTLFRILSTLMLPSGGRALIMGHDASTDPTGLRQHIGVVFQAQSIDVKLSAAENLRHVGHLYGLSGASLNQRITEMLVRVGLADRANDRAETFSGGMQRRLELAKGLLHHPSVLLLDEPTTGLDPGARRDLWQYLQILRQQERVTVIVTTHLMEEAERCDRLAILSHGKLVALGTPAELRREIGGDVILLEASDPESLAQRIKERYRLDATVIGGKVRLEREHGHRFVTDVVEAFPGEIQSLSVSKPTLEDVFIHRTGHRFWTENAGEKEEV
- the cyoE gene encoding heme o synthase, which produces MSTVQPPIPSQELVAHAPSRVRVQQLARDYSELIKLRVTSLIVLSAWAGAYFAAPRSGLPELSWAILHACIGISLIAAGSAALNEVFEKDVDALMRRTAHRPLPSNRMSMVHAAMVSGILVFGGALYLALFCNLLTGCLALATAIVYLAAYTPLKRVSPVCTFVGAFPGAMPPLLGWTAIRGRIDVEGLILFAIVFFWQFPHFYSIAWLYREDYQRANIRMLPVVEVTGKATSREIVLYSIALLPVSIAPTLLHMSGWIYLTGAILFGSVLLWYGVRLATFKQPLTSGHSKRRARQLLLATVFYLPLLFALMMLNAR
- a CDS encoding COX15/CtaA family protein, with protein sequence MVGGVRWEHGHRIIAQVVGVLTIILAVWTSKVDRRPWMRKLGWAALGTVIAQGVLGGITVLNYLPPSISSAHATLAQTFFCLVVALWLFSGRTWVQEPRMQLPTKRPSLPWLASAAVLCVYLQLILGAAFRHHGIKLLPHIISAAVVTFVLLWTVVRVLSEYSQVQQLRRPALMLLTLLMVQLALGFGSWLTRVEWGHDTPQPLAPMVYTTVAHVSVGALLLATTVVIAIQAWRHVAIPTAERVPAHAKPVAV
- a CDS encoding carboxypeptidase regulatory-like domain-containing protein, with the translated sequence MKIRSILVLLTLALLALLLACSKKEEPQASNKAEEKAATAAAPATPVDPATAATITGSVKYPGAVPKAAKIDMSQDPACKGDNTVETIVASNGNLENAFVYVKDGLGSRTFDVPKDAVQLDQKGCRYHPHVLGIMTGQKFEVINSDPTTHNIHPTPKDNREWNESQPPKASPIDKSFAREEIMLPVKCNQHPWMKMYINVVKSPYFAVTDKDGKYTLKGLPPGTYTIAVVHEKLGTETQQVTVGAKESKTVDFTMKGGGPGAMQ